The Streptomyces sp. TG1A-8 nucleotide sequence CACCGACGACGCGCACGCCGCGCTTGCGGAGATCGCCCGTGCCGACAAGGCCATCCAGCCGGACGGTTGGGCGATGAGCACGACCTACAACGGCGTCAACCTGTCCGATCGAGCGCTGGAGCCGGTATGGGACGAGCTGAACCGGCGCAGAGCGGCCGTGTTCGTACATCCTGACACGACGAAACGGCCCGAACTCGGCTTGCCCACTCCGCTGGTGGAGGTCGCGTTCGACACGACACGCACCGTCGTCGCCATGCTCTATCAGGGCGTGTTTCGCCGCTTCCCGGATATCCGCTTCGTTCTCGCGCACTGTGGTGGCGCGTTGCCCGGCCTCTCCGGTCGCCTCGGACTGCTCGGCACCGAGGCATGGGTGCCTGCCGGGGATCAGTTCACCGCGGAGGAGATCGCCGAGCAGTTGAGCCGCCTCTACCTCGACACCGCCGCGTCCGGCACGGACGCCAACCTGGCTGCGGCCCTGACGATGGTTCCTGTCGACCACATCGTCTACGGCGGCGACGCGGGCGTGCCTTGCAGCGGTGATCGCACGCTCAGCGCGAACATCACCGCTCTGCGGAATTCCTCGGTGGTCACACCCGCCCAGGCGGACCTGATCGGGCGGCGTGCGCTCGAACTCTTCCCGGCCGCCGCACACCGTTCAGGCAGACGGACACCGGTGCTTGGCTGATCGTTTCGGATTGATGTTGCGGAGGCCTTGACAGCCGAGGAAAGGATCATCGTGTCCAGCTCGGACCGCCGAACTGACGGAGGGCGCGTGGACCATGGGCGGGGCCAGGTCACGTCGTGTCCCGATCCTCACCGCCGCATGCCACTGGGACCGGCTATTGCGGTGAGAAGCGGACTCGGCCGTCCCGGCGTCCCACATGAGTGCGATCTATCGGTTTCGTGCCAGTCCGCCACCTGCACAGATACCGGCCCGTGACAGTGGTTCCGCGGCGGCTCACACCACTGTCACCAAACCGAAAAATCGCAATGTACCGGGCCAAGTTGAGCTCCAGGGCGTCGAACCGCTTCCGGACCTTCTCACCCCACAGGACGGTCTGGGTGCCCTCGTGCTTGACCAGGCCGGGGTTGATGCCGAGCTTGAAGCCGCCGGGTAGCGGCTTGCCCTCCCGGTAGGGCAGGAAGTCCAGCGGGCTCTCGCCGTTGGCCGCGTAGACGACGCAGTCGGACAGGATCGCGACCGGGTACTGCCCGGTGAACGCCGCATGCTTGACGATCTTGCGGTGCAGGTTGATCCGCGTGCGGGAGATGACCGCCGCGCGGATGTCCGGCCGCCACGTCGGACGGGACAGCGCCCGCCACGGCTGCCCGGGCCGCCACCCCTCACCCCGGGGCCGCTCACGGAGCTCGCCGATACCGCCCTTTACGGTCGCTTTGATCACTGAGACGACGATCGCGAGGTCCGGGTCGCGGTCCTTGTAGCCGTCCATCGCCGCGAGGAAGTCGGCCGACTCCATGCCGGCGTGCACGCCGAGGCCGGCCATCGTCGCGAGGTAGGCGTCACGGAGCCGGTTG carries:
- a CDS encoding amidohydrolase family protein encodes the protein MDVHAHFTPPTTEEQRQTAWAAMRELCFLAPRPHHWTVEGALRSMDRTGVEMQLLSAVPQTHDALRSSNDYGAEVVLQHPHRFGLLAALPTDDAHAALAEIARADKAIQPDGWAMSTTYNGVNLSDRALEPVWDELNRRRAAVFVHPDTTKRPELGLPTPLVEVAFDTTRTVVAMLYQGVFRRFPDIRFVLAHCGGALPGLSGRLGLLGTEAWVPAGDQFTAEEIAEQLSRLYLDTAASGTDANLAAALTMVPVDHIVYGGDAGVPCSGDRTLSANITALRNSSVVTPAQADLIGRRALELFPAAAHRSGRRTPVLG